A genomic window from Methanovulcanius yangii includes:
- the tfrB gene encoding fumarate reductase (CoM/CoB) subunit TfrB: MKTLTFTIARFDPSADDTPRFEEYTVEVNDGARILHALHAVRDTIDPTLAYRYCCGSGQCGSCAVRVDGEPVLACMEEATDGMVVEALNLPLERDLKVEMTSYLLEMEGLVPTDETRLLTRAENEALKPLRDCIECLACVSECPALQVAEFTGPTAMRQEMRIALDPRDDRDRVERNVADGLFTCTTCQRCVQVCPKDIKIPGKAIEKLREFANREGLTLPKHQEVALLVQRTGRSVERIKPTFMEQVPDVIEPEGEVKREVAFFVGCMYNGRLPETALDMIEVMRRNGYRIHIPKDQVCCGSPLIRTGQTWILDELKHTNILAFEKTGCDVVMTMCAGCGSTLKNDYVTPFTVKDVNELLTEDGFEAPESLPLRVTYHDPCHLYRGQAVHDPPREILRKLVKEFIEMPARCCGAGGGVRSGLPDEAADLGRERGEAIAKTGAEMVVTSCPFCEFHIAEHTDKPVINITTLLRKGYAKKDEEKGKKE; this comes from the coding sequence ATGAAGACGCTCACCTTCACCATTGCGAGATTCGATCCGTCCGCCGACGACACCCCCCGCTTCGAGGAGTACACCGTGGAGGTGAACGACGGCGCCCGCATCCTGCACGCCCTGCATGCGGTCCGGGATACGATCGACCCGACGCTTGCCTACCGCTACTGCTGCGGGTCGGGGCAGTGCGGGAGCTGTGCGGTCCGCGTCGACGGCGAACCGGTCCTCGCCTGTATGGAGGAGGCGACGGACGGCATGGTCGTCGAGGCGCTCAACCTCCCCCTTGAACGCGACCTGAAGGTGGAGATGACAAGCTACCTTCTCGAGATGGAGGGTCTTGTTCCCACGGATGAGACGCGCCTCCTGACCCGTGCCGAGAACGAGGCCCTCAAACCCCTGCGGGACTGTATCGAGTGCCTCGCCTGTGTCTCGGAGTGCCCCGCCCTGCAGGTGGCTGAGTTTACCGGGCCGACGGCGATGCGACAGGAGATGCGCATCGCCCTTGACCCCCGCGATGACCGCGACCGCGTCGAGCGAAACGTTGCCGACGGACTCTTCACCTGCACGACCTGCCAGCGCTGCGTGCAGGTCTGCCCGAAGGACATCAAAATCCCCGGGAAGGCCATCGAAAAGCTGCGGGAATTCGCGAACCGGGAAGGCCTCACCCTCCCGAAGCACCAGGAGGTCGCCCTCCTCGTCCAGCGGACCGGGAGGTCGGTGGAGCGCATCAAGCCGACCTTCATGGAGCAGGTCCCCGATGTCATCGAACCGGAGGGCGAGGTAAAAAGAGAGGTCGCCTTCTTTGTGGGGTGCATGTACAACGGCCGGCTTCCCGAGACGGCCCTCGACATGATCGAGGTGATGCGGCGAAACGGCTACCGCATCCACATCCCGAAAGACCAGGTCTGCTGCGGATCGCCCCTGATTAGAACGGGCCAGACGTGGATTCTCGACGAGTTGAAGCACACGAACATCCTGGCGTTCGAGAAGACCGGCTGCGATGTGGTGATGACGATGTGCGCCGGGTGCGGCTCAACCCTCAAGAACGATTACGTGACGCCCTTCACGGTCAAGGACGTCAACGAGCTCCTCACCGAGGACGGATTCGAGGCGCCGGAGTCACTCCCCCTCCGCGTCACCTACCACGATCCCTGCCACCTCTACCGCGGCCAGGCCGTCCACGACCCCCCTCGCGAGATACTCAGGAAGCTCGTGAAAGAATTCATAGAGATGCCGGCCCGGTGCTGCGGAGCGGGCGGCGGTGTCCGGTCCGGTCTCCCCGACGAGGCGGCCGATCTCGGCCGTGAGCGTGGCGAGGCAATTGCAAAGACCGGCGCCGAGATGGTCGTCACCTCCTGCCCGTTCTGCGAGTTCCATATCGCCGAGCACACCGACAAACCGGTGATCAATATCACGACCCTTCTCAGGAAGGGATATGCGAAGAAGGACGAGGAGAAGGGCAAAAAAGAATGA
- a CDS encoding HEAT repeat domain-containing protein — protein MKSTTHGYLLLTAALCLAVCIAGCTGTPEEDAEITGAIADLSSGDQEKELAAINTLTAIGEPAVQPIIASFASGDNKTRIYGAFILTQIGEPAAAPLVDALDNPDEDTVLVAKGTLVGMGTVALPAVWDGVMEGNAATKTGAKEVIVRMGETAVPFLEGRLISGDADDKAEADALLLSLQYTAQLQSGGINVTSGEEGAD, from the coding sequence ATGAAGAGCACCACACACGGCTATCTGCTCCTTACGGCCGCCCTCTGTCTGGCGGTATGCATCGCCGGGTGCACAGGCACTCCCGAAGAGGATGCCGAGATCACCGGGGCGATCGCAGACCTCTCCTCCGGGGACCAGGAGAAGGAGCTTGCCGCCATCAATACGCTCACCGCCATTGGTGAACCGGCGGTGCAGCCTATCATCGCCTCCTTTGCTTCGGGCGACAACAAGACCCGCATCTACGGCGCCTTTATCCTCACCCAGATAGGGGAACCGGCGGCGGCCCCGCTGGTGGACGCCCTTGACAATCCCGATGAGGATACGGTTCTCGTCGCAAAGGGAACGCTCGTGGGGATGGGCACGGTTGCCCTTCCTGCCGTCTGGGACGGCGTGATGGAGGGCAACGCAGCGACAAAGACCGGCGCAAAAGAGGTCATCGTACGGATGGGCGAGACGGCCGTCCCCTTCCTCGAGGGGAGACTCATCAGCGGTGATGCGGACGATAAGGCCGAGGCCGATGCGCTTCTTCTCTCGCTGCAGTATACGGCCCAGCTGCAAAGTGGCGGGATCAATGTGACGAGCGGGGAGGAAGGGGCGGACTAG
- a CDS encoding FAD-dependent oxidoreductase, whose product MPKVTIYTTANCQYCRLTKAFFQKHGVEYEEIDVGTDTAAAAEMVEKSGQYGVPVTIVDGEVIVGFDAARFNEIFGEGGRRDVYDLLIIGGGPAGLTAAMYGARKMLSVLVVTENIGGQALESWSIENYMGFRLVTGAELMDRFEEKVREEGIAIELDSVSSVQKRDDGTFAVKTASDQEFAGRALVITSGAKPRWLGLPDEQKYIGRGESVCSTCDGPLFRGKDVAIVGGGNYALTTAIEMSPIARSVFLIVRSKIRADEVYTSQLKGLKNLTILQNYVVTGLSGESLLKGITVTERDTGEEQTLPVEGLFLAIGHEPNNAFLDGFVDLTDHGEIVVDINCHTSQEGVFAAGDVTAVKAKQIIVASGEGAKAALEAYEYLGRLG is encoded by the coding sequence ATGCCAAAGGTCACAATCTATACGACGGCAAACTGCCAGTACTGCCGCCTCACAAAGGCGTTTTTCCAGAAACATGGCGTGGAGTATGAGGAGATCGATGTCGGTACGGACACTGCTGCGGCCGCCGAGATGGTGGAGAAGTCAGGGCAGTATGGCGTGCCGGTGACCATTGTTGACGGTGAGGTGATCGTCGGGTTCGATGCGGCGCGATTCAACGAGATTTTTGGCGAAGGAGGGCGCCGGGACGTGTATGATCTCCTCATCATCGGCGGCGGACCGGCTGGCCTGACGGCGGCGATGTACGGGGCACGCAAGATGCTCTCGGTTCTCGTGGTGACCGAGAATATCGGGGGGCAGGCGCTGGAGTCGTGGTCCATCGAGAACTATATGGGATTCCGGCTGGTGACCGGGGCCGAGCTGATGGACCGGTTCGAGGAGAAGGTCCGGGAGGAAGGCATCGCAATCGAGCTCGATTCGGTATCCTCGGTCCAAAAACGCGATGACGGGACCTTTGCGGTGAAGACCGCCTCGGACCAGGAGTTTGCAGGCCGGGCACTTGTCATCACCTCGGGCGCGAAACCCCGCTGGCTCGGCCTGCCGGACGAGCAGAAGTATATCGGCAGAGGCGAGAGTGTCTGTTCGACCTGCGACGGACCGCTCTTCCGCGGGAAGGACGTCGCTATTGTCGGAGGGGGGAACTATGCCCTCACCACGGCGATCGAGATGAGCCCGATTGCCCGGTCCGTCTTCCTTATCGTTCGATCGAAGATACGGGCCGACGAGGTCTATACCTCGCAGCTGAAGGGGCTGAAGAATCTCACCATCCTCCAGAACTATGTGGTCACGGGGCTTTCCGGGGAGAGCCTCCTGAAGGGCATCACGGTGACGGAGCGCGATACGGGGGAGGAGCAGACGCTCCCCGTCGAGGGTCTCTTCCTTGCCATCGGCCACGAGCCGAACAATGCGTTTCTGGACGGGTTCGTGGACCTGACCGACCATGGCGAGATCGTGGTCGATATCAACTGCCACACGTCGCAGGAGGGGGTCTTTGCGGCGGGAGACGTCACGGCGGTGAAGGCCAAGCAGATCATCGTAGCATCCGGTGAGGGGGCAAAGGCGGCGCTCGAGGCCTACGAGTACCTGGGACGCCTCGGGTAG
- a CDS encoding rubrerythrin family protein, translating into MTTEENAWAAFAGESQANRKYANFAQQADSEGFPLVARIFRAASEAEAIHARRLLIALKAIGTTEENLSAAVSGETEEYEAMYPGFIKEAEEEGVTAPIDIFTHAMKAEKVHAGIYAAALAAVKEGKDLDGKEVYVCPYCGNVVLDEPPEHCPICGVPGPKFILIK; encoded by the coding sequence ATGACAACCGAAGAGAATGCATGGGCGGCGTTTGCCGGAGAATCACAGGCGAACCGGAAGTATGCGAACTTTGCACAGCAGGCGGATTCCGAAGGCTTCCCTCTTGTGGCGCGGATCTTCCGTGCGGCCTCCGAGGCGGAGGCCATCCACGCACGCAGGCTTCTCATCGCTCTCAAGGCGATCGGGACGACGGAGGAGAACCTCTCTGCCGCGGTGAGCGGGGAGACCGAGGAGTACGAGGCGATGTATCCCGGCTTCATCAAGGAGGCAGAGGAGGAGGGTGTCACGGCCCCTATCGACATCTTCACCCATGCGATGAAGGCGGAGAAGGTCCACGCGGGTATCTATGCTGCGGCGCTTGCTGCCGTGAAGGAAGGAAAGGACCTTGATGGAAAGGAGGTCTATGTCTGCCCGTACTGTGGGAATGTCGTTCTGGACGAACCCCCCGAACACTGCCCGATCTGCGGGGTGCCGGGTCCGAAGTTCATCCTCATAAAGTAG